A DNA window from Sphingopyxis macrogoltabida contains the following coding sequences:
- a CDS encoding M20/M25/M40 family metallo-hydrolase — MRNLPASIALAAALLAAAPVHAKPAETETAKKILKDSIAIPTVEGRGKVPELAAYYAGVLKAAGYADSDIVITPMGETATFAATLQGTGKGKPIVLLGHMDVVEADPKDWARDPFVPVEEKGYIFGRGSEDNKFDVSMMVATMAQLKQDGFKPKRSIILLLSGDEETSMTTTRALAAKYRGAEFALNGDGGGGLIGEDGKPQYYGLQAGEKTYADFTLEVTNPGGHSSRPSDTNAIVQLSTALAKVGAYRFTPQQNELTKVGMPIVADQVGGDIGAALKAFAANPADAKAIAAIRADPEYIGQIGTTCVPTLVKGGHAENALPQRATANINCRIFPGVPVEAVRAELEKVIADPAVKVNPDPEASASDASPLRPDVMAAVTKAVHARAPGLPIIPSMSAGATDSYHFRMQGVPSYGVAGLFSKATDSYAHGLDERVPVDAIAPALAHWDSLLRDLSK, encoded by the coding sequence ATGCGCAACCTTCCTGCCTCCATCGCCCTCGCCGCCGCCCTGCTGGCCGCCGCGCCCGTCCACGCCAAGCCCGCCGAAACCGAAACGGCGAAAAAGATATTGAAGGACAGCATCGCGATCCCGACCGTCGAGGGCCGCGGCAAGGTGCCTGAGCTGGCGGCCTATTACGCCGGGGTGCTGAAGGCGGCGGGCTACGCCGACAGCGATATCGTGATCACTCCGATGGGCGAGACGGCGACCTTCGCTGCGACGCTTCAGGGCACGGGCAAGGGCAAGCCGATCGTGCTGCTCGGCCATATGGACGTCGTCGAAGCCGACCCCAAGGACTGGGCGCGCGATCCGTTCGTGCCGGTCGAGGAGAAGGGCTATATCTTCGGCCGCGGGTCGGAGGACAACAAGTTCGACGTCTCGATGATGGTCGCGACGATGGCGCAATTGAAGCAGGATGGCTTCAAGCCGAAGCGCAGTATCATCCTGCTGCTGTCGGGCGACGAGGAAACCTCGATGACGACGACGCGCGCGCTCGCCGCCAAATACAGGGGCGCCGAATTCGCGCTCAATGGCGACGGCGGCGGCGGGCTGATCGGCGAGGACGGCAAGCCCCAATATTACGGGCTGCAGGCGGGTGAGAAGACCTATGCCGACTTCACGCTCGAAGTGACAAACCCCGGCGGCCACAGCTCGCGGCCCTCCGACACCAATGCGATCGTCCAGCTTTCGACCGCGCTCGCCAAGGTCGGCGCCTATCGCTTCACGCCGCAGCAGAATGAGCTGACCAAGGTCGGCATGCCGATCGTCGCCGATCAGGTCGGCGGCGACATCGGCGCGGCACTGAAAGCCTTTGCCGCCAATCCGGCCGATGCGAAAGCGATCGCGGCGATCCGCGCCGACCCCGAATATATCGGGCAGATCGGCACCACCTGCGTGCCCACGCTGGTCAAGGGCGGCCATGCCGAAAATGCGCTGCCGCAGCGTGCGACGGCGAACATCAACTGCCGCATCTTCCCCGGCGTGCCGGTCGAAGCGGTGCGCGCCGAGCTCGAAAAGGTCATCGCCGACCCGGCGGTCAAGGTGAACCCCGATCCCGAGGCGAGCGCCAGCGACGCGTCGCCGCTGCGTCCCGACGTCATGGCGGCGGTGACGAAGGCGGTGCATGCCCGCGCGCCCGGCCTGCCGATCATCCCGTCGATGAGCGCGGGCGCGACCGACAGCTATCATTTCCGCATGCAGGGCGTGCCAAGCTACGGCGTCGCGGGCCTCTTCTCGAAGGCGACCGACAGCTACGCCCACGGCCTCGACGAACGCGTGCCGGTCGATGCGATCGCCCCGGCGCTCGCGCATTGGGACAGCCTGCTGCGCGATCTGTCGAAATAG
- a CDS encoding esterase-like activity of phytase family protein produces the protein MRRLLPAALIFLALGPVPGTHLRFPETDLTERVAVRPLRFAAGGDGSLRFVRGWHLTSPHSYFGGFSAVARIGPDRFQLVGDNGYWTRLTLTPDGQPSRFRIAALPTPDGRPRRKSMIDAEAMIFDPASGKSWIALEGINQIWRLDADLTAIESRRKLPGPPWWPINRGPEAMARLADGRTVVFSEDADDDPRGREALLYTGDPAAPGPAPVRFFYSSGGRGLVSDAAALPDGRILLVHRRLGFDPVFTTILAVLDPADIGKDAVVGARTIGRVPRSLAENYEGAAVSVEGGRTFLWLVSDDNFNLWQRSLLLQFELVGLPPKKTPGSKKAAPE, from the coding sequence ATGCGCCGCCTGCTTCCCGCCGCCCTGATCTTCCTTGCGCTCGGGCCGGTTCCCGGCACGCATCTGCGTTTCCCCGAAACCGACCTTACCGAGCGCGTCGCAGTGCGTCCGCTGCGCTTTGCGGCAGGCGGGGATGGATCGCTGCGGTTCGTGCGCGGCTGGCACCTGACCAGCCCGCACAGCTATTTCGGCGGCTTCTCCGCGGTCGCGCGAATCGGTCCCGACCGCTTTCAGCTCGTCGGCGACAATGGCTATTGGACGCGGCTGACGCTGACCCCCGACGGGCAGCCGAGCCGGTTTCGTATCGCCGCCCTGCCGACCCCCGACGGGCGGCCGCGCCGCAAGTCGATGATCGATGCCGAGGCGATGATATTCGATCCGGCAAGCGGGAAGAGCTGGATCGCGCTCGAGGGGATCAACCAGATCTGGCGCCTCGACGCAGACCTTACCGCGATCGAATCGCGCCGCAAGCTGCCGGGACCGCCCTGGTGGCCGATCAATCGCGGACCCGAGGCGATGGCGCGGCTCGCCGACGGGCGGACGGTCGTCTTTTCCGAGGACGCCGACGACGACCCGCGCGGGCGCGAGGCGTTGCTCTATACCGGCGACCCGGCTGCCCCCGGACCGGCACCGGTTCGCTTCTTCTATAGCTCAGGCGGCAGGGGGCTGGTCAGCGATGCCGCGGCGCTGCCCGACGGGCGGATCCTGCTCGTCCACCGCCGGCTCGGCTTCGACCCGGTCTTCACGACGATCCTCGCGGTTCTCGATCCCGCCGATATCGGCAAGGATGCCGTGGTCGGCGCGCGCACGATCGGCCGGGTGCCGCGGTCGCTGGCCGAAAATTATGAAGGCGCCGCGGTGTCGGTCGAAGGCGGGCGCACCTTCCTCTGGCTGGTATCCGACGACAATTTCAACCTGTGGCAGCGCAGCCTGCTGCTGCAGTTCGAATTGGTCGGCCTGCCGCCGAAAAAGACGCCGGGCAGCAAAAAGGCGGCGCCGGAGTAA
- a CDS encoding NAD-dependent deacylase, whose amino-acid sequence MKDIHNIVILTGAGVSAESGIDTFRDGGGLWEQHRVEDVATPEAFARDPALVQRFYDMRRAAIQTKEPNAAHAAIARLDAGWRGELLVVTQNVDDLHERAGAKRLLHMHGEHLKAWCTACDARSDWLGPLGDGPACPACGTAGDLRPDVVWFGEMPYHMEDIYRALNRADLFVSIGTSGAVYPAAGFVREARAAGARTLELNMEPSQGSHWFDEARHGPATALVPGWVEEMLG is encoded by the coding sequence ATGAAGGACATCCACAATATCGTCATCCTGACCGGCGCCGGCGTGTCGGCCGAAAGCGGCATCGACACCTTCCGCGACGGCGGCGGCCTATGGGAGCAGCACCGCGTCGAGGATGTCGCGACGCCCGAGGCGTTCGCGCGCGACCCGGCGCTGGTCCAGCGCTTCTACGACATGCGGCGCGCGGCGATCCAGACGAAGGAGCCCAATGCCGCGCACGCGGCGATCGCGCGGCTCGATGCCGGATGGCGGGGCGAATTGCTCGTCGTGACGCAGAATGTCGACGATCTCCACGAGCGCGCGGGGGCGAAGCGGCTGCTCCATATGCACGGCGAGCATCTGAAGGCGTGGTGCACCGCGTGCGACGCGCGCAGCGACTGGCTCGGTCCGCTCGGCGACGGCCCCGCCTGCCCGGCGTGCGGCACCGCCGGAGACCTCCGCCCCGACGTCGTGTGGTTCGGCGAGATGCCCTATCATATGGAGGATATCTACCGCGCCCTCAATCGCGCCGACCTGTTTGTCTCGATCGGCACCTCGGGCGCCGTCTATCCCGCGGCGGGTTTCGTCCGCGAAGCGCGTGCGGCGGGCGCCCGGACGCTCGAACTCAATATGGAACCGAGCCAGGGCAGCCACTGGTTCGACGAAGCCCGCCACGGACCGGCGACCGCGCTGGTGCCGGGATGGGTCGAGGAGATGCTGGGCTAA
- the bdcA gene encoding SDR family oxidoreductase translates to MTDFQGKSVLVLGGSRGIGAAIVRRFASDGAKVVFTYNGSREAAEQLAAETGSSAVPTDSSDRDAVIARVRDSGPLDILVVNAGFALFGDALDLDPDEVDRLIRVNVTAPYHASVEAARQMPEGGRIIVIGSVNGDRMPLPGMASYALSKSALQGMARGLARDFGPRGITINIVQPGPIDTDANPEDGPMRDLMHSFMAIKRHGRPEEVAGMVAWLAGPEAGFVTGAMHTIDGAFGA, encoded by the coding sequence ATGACCGATTTCCAAGGAAAATCCGTTCTGGTCCTCGGCGGCAGCCGCGGCATCGGTGCGGCCATCGTCCGCCGCTTCGCATCCGACGGCGCCAAGGTCGTCTTTACCTATAACGGGTCGCGCGAGGCGGCAGAGCAGCTCGCGGCCGAAACCGGCAGCAGCGCGGTGCCGACCGACAGCAGCGATCGCGACGCGGTTATCGCGCGCGTGCGCGACAGCGGGCCGCTCGACATACTGGTCGTCAATGCAGGCTTCGCGCTGTTCGGCGACGCGCTCGACCTCGATCCCGACGAGGTCGACCGGCTGATCCGCGTCAATGTGACCGCCCCCTATCATGCGTCGGTCGAGGCGGCGCGGCAGATGCCCGAGGGCGGGCGGATCATCGTCATCGGATCGGTCAACGGCGACCGCATGCCGCTCCCCGGCATGGCGTCCTATGCGCTGAGCAAATCGGCGCTGCAGGGCATGGCGCGCGGGCTGGCGCGCGATTTCGGGCCGCGCGGGATCACCATCAACATCGTCCAGCCGGGACCCATCGATACCGATGCGAATCCCGAGGACGGCCCGATGCGCGACCTGATGCACAGCTTCATGGCGATCAAGCGCCATGGCCGTCCCGAGGAAGTCGCCGGCATGGTCGCCTGGCTCGCGGGCCCCGAAGCGGGCTTTGTCACCGGCGCGATGCACACGATCGACGGCGCGTTCGGGGCGTGA
- a CDS encoding AraC family transcriptional regulator, which translates to MTILTEMRSILRRHRPTDGIHPCALPRVSLVRSSEPSHPMPVVYEPSLCLAVSGRKRVLLGDASFIYDSAQFLVVSVDLPVSGMVVDASVDDPYLCLKLDLDVAVLGELLLAHDARVPRSDHAPSIAVGDTDAGLLDAALRLLRLLDAPDDIAALAPLAEREILYRLLTGPQGAMLRHIATADTRLHQVSRAVTWIKDHYAGTLSIDHLAGLAGMSPSSFHEHFKKVTRFSPLQYRTRLRLLEARRLMVSDAMDAASAGFQVGYDSPSQFNRDYSRAFGLPPLRDAARLRAAPEFGLSA; encoded by the coding sequence ATGACGATACTAACAGAAATGCGTTCGATACTGCGCCGCCATCGCCCTACCGACGGGATCCACCCGTGCGCGCTGCCGCGCGTGTCGCTTGTCCGTAGCTCCGAACCGAGCCACCCGATGCCGGTCGTTTACGAACCGTCGCTGTGCCTCGCGGTCAGCGGCCGCAAGCGCGTGCTGCTGGGCGATGCCAGTTTCATCTATGACAGCGCGCAGTTTCTGGTCGTGTCGGTCGACCTGCCGGTGAGCGGCATGGTCGTCGATGCGAGCGTCGACGATCCCTATCTGTGCCTGAAGCTCGACCTCGATGTCGCGGTGCTCGGCGAACTGCTGCTCGCGCACGATGCGCGGGTGCCGCGCAGCGACCATGCCCCGTCGATCGCGGTCGGCGACACCGACGCGGGCCTCCTCGACGCGGCGCTCCGCCTGCTCCGCCTGCTCGATGCGCCGGACGACATTGCCGCGCTGGCGCCGCTCGCCGAGCGCGAGATATTATACCGGCTGCTCACCGGGCCGCAGGGCGCGATGCTCCGCCACATTGCGACCGCCGACACCCGGCTGCACCAGGTCAGCCGCGCGGTGACGTGGATCAAGGACCATTATGCCGGCACGCTCAGTATCGACCACCTGGCGGGGCTCGCGGGCATGAGCCCGTCGTCCTTTCACGAGCATTTCAAGAAGGTAACGCGCTTCAGCCCGCTGCAATATCGCACCCGACTGCGCCTGCTCGAGGCGCGACGGCTGATGGTGTCGGACGCCATGGACGCCGCGAGCGCAGGTTTCCAGGTCGGCTATGACAGCCCCTCACAGTTCAACCGCGACTACAGCCGCGCCTTCGGCCTGCCGCCGCTGCGCGACGCTGCACGGCTCCGCGCAGCGCCGGAGTTCGGCTTGTCGGCGTAG
- a CDS encoding M48 family metallopeptidase, translated as MSFDPAAATKAYIDGLGPEALAKAASYTVGSEWLSFWGVVVAGLVTLIFVRLRVLDRLDARLAKRGWAMRTFLLCAAFMLLSALVTLPWDIYTGWWRETAYGRTSQPLGDYLGQGAIGIAIAALFGGLFFLGIYALIRRAGKRWWIWSGGLAAFAISAMLLLSPIVIEPLFNDYKPVPAGPVRDALVVQAKDAGIEPDRIYMFDGSRQSNNFTANVSGIGHSARIAISDVAIKGASLDEVRAVTGHEIGHYVLGHIWIIVIVFSLLAILLFFLADRLFPRIARAFGSDAAIGDPRGFPVMMFILSLFAFLAQPVQNTLSRLDESSADAYSLKTVNLPDALASALVKTAEYRNPRPNAVEEFLFYSHPSVERRVRAGMDWKAAHPAGAATPAP; from the coding sequence ATGAGTTTCGACCCCGCCGCCGCGACCAAGGCCTATATCGACGGGCTCGGGCCCGAAGCGCTCGCCAAGGCCGCATCCTACACCGTCGGCAGCGAATGGCTGAGCTTTTGGGGCGTCGTCGTCGCCGGGCTCGTCACCCTGATCTTCGTGCGCCTGCGCGTCCTCGACCGGCTCGACGCGCGGCTCGCAAAGCGCGGCTGGGCAATGCGCACCTTCCTGCTCTGCGCAGCCTTCATGCTGCTTTCGGCGCTCGTCACGCTGCCGTGGGATATCTACACGGGCTGGTGGCGCGAAACCGCCTATGGCCGGACCAGCCAGCCGCTCGGCGATTATCTGGGGCAAGGGGCGATCGGCATCGCGATCGCCGCGCTGTTCGGGGGGCTGTTCTTCCTCGGCATATATGCGCTGATCCGCCGCGCCGGAAAACGCTGGTGGATCTGGTCGGGCGGTCTCGCCGCTTTCGCCATTTCGGCGATGCTGCTCCTGTCGCCGATCGTGATCGAGCCGCTGTTCAACGATTACAAGCCGGTGCCCGCGGGGCCGGTGCGCGACGCGCTTGTCGTGCAGGCGAAGGACGCCGGGATCGAGCCCGATCGCATCTATATGTTCGACGGCTCGCGCCAGTCGAACAATTTCACCGCCAATGTCTCGGGCATCGGGCATTCGGCGCGCATCGCGATTTCGGACGTCGCGATAAAGGGCGCGTCGCTCGACGAGGTGCGGGCGGTGACGGGGCACGAGATCGGCCATTATGTGCTCGGGCACATCTGGATCATCGTGATCGTTTTCTCGCTGCTCGCGATCCTGCTCTTCTTCCTTGCCGACCGGCTGTTCCCGCGCATCGCGCGCGCGTTCGGTAGCGATGCGGCGATCGGCGACCCGCGCGGTTTTCCGGTGATGATGTTCATCCTCTCGCTCTTCGCCTTCCTCGCGCAACCGGTACAAAATACGCTGTCGCGCCTCGACGAGAGTTCGGCCGATGCCTATTCGCTGAAGACGGTGAACCTGCCCGACGCGCTGGCTAGCGCGCTCGTCAAGACCGCCGAATATCGCAACCCGCGCCCGAACGCGGTCGAGGAATTTCTCTTTTATTCGCATCCGTCGGTCGAGCGCCGGGTGCGCGCCGGAATGGACTGGAAAGCTGCACATCCGGCCGGGGCGGCGACCCCCGCGCCATGA
- a CDS encoding glycine zipper 2TM domain-containing protein codes for MKKMVTLSIAALMSTVTLGLATPAAAQNGYYNRDGYSSYDVRYDRNDRRYDRRYDRRADRRDYRNDRRYYNNRYDNRRYRQCDNGTGGTIIGAVAGGLAGHEIAGRGDRTVGTIIGGAVGALAGRAIDKGNDGCR; via the coding sequence ATGAAAAAGATGGTGACTCTCTCGATCGCCGCCCTGATGTCCACCGTGACGCTGGGCCTCGCCACGCCCGCCGCGGCGCAGAACGGCTATTACAACCGCGACGGCTATTCGAGCTATGACGTGCGCTATGACCGGAACGACCGCCGCTATGACCGTCGTTACGATCGCCGCGCCGACCGCCGCGACTATCGCAACGATCGTCGCTATTACAACAACCGCTACGACAACCGTCGCTATCGCCAGTGCGACAACGGCACCGGCGGCACGATCATCGGTGCGGTTGCGGGCGGCCTTGCCGGCCACGAAATCGCGGGCCGCGGCGACCGTACGGTCGGAACGATCATCGGCGGTGCCGTCGGCGCTCTCGCCGGCCGCGCCATCGACAAGGGCAATGACGGCTGCCGTTAA
- a CDS encoding TetR/AcrR family transcriptional regulator, producing MVTTNKSRARGRPRRFDPDAAVVTAQQLFHERGYDAVSVADVTDALGINPPSFYAAFGSKAGLYARVLDHWTATEAIPLADILRPDVPVVDALAALLEEAARRYASDPAAGGCLVLEGTRCNDEGAREAARALNEGAETFIRDYVAARHPDAAGEVADFVSTAMSGLSAKARSGHDLPRLLATARLAGRALALTLPA from the coding sequence ATGGTAACTACAAATAAATCCCGTGCCCGCGGACGCCCGCGCCGCTTCGATCCCGACGCGGCGGTCGTGACGGCGCAGCAGCTTTTTCACGAACGCGGCTATGACGCCGTCAGCGTCGCCGACGTCACCGATGCGCTGGGGATCAATCCGCCGAGCTTCTATGCCGCCTTCGGCAGCAAGGCCGGCCTCTATGCGCGCGTGCTCGATCACTGGACCGCCACCGAGGCAATCCCGCTCGCCGACATCCTGCGCCCCGATGTCCCGGTTGTCGACGCGCTTGCGGCGCTGCTCGAGGAGGCTGCGCGCCGCTATGCATCCGATCCGGCGGCGGGCGGCTGCCTCGTGCTCGAAGGCACGCGTTGCAACGACGAGGGCGCGCGCGAAGCCGCCCGCGCGCTGAACGAGGGGGCCGAAACATTCATCCGCGACTATGTCGCCGCCCGCCATCCGGACGCTGCGGGTGAAGTCGCCGATTTCGTCAGCACGGCGATGTCGGGGCTTTCGGCAAAGGCGCGCAGCGGGCACGACCTGCCCCGGCTCCTCGCCACCGCCCGTCTCGCGGGCCGCGCGCTCGCGCTGACGCTGCCTGCCTGA
- a CDS encoding Ppx/GppA phosphatase family protein, translating to MRQMAAPSGRSPRPVPAAKGQNKAGAESRPVPIHRPRTYAAIDLGTNNCRLLIARPQGGELVVIDAFSRIVRLGEGLHGTGKISQAAMDRTVAALSVCADKLRRRHVTLSRAVATEACRRASNGEELAERVKRETGIALDIISAAEEAKLAVLGCHNLMEAGDGPALIFDIGGGSTELMHIDASDDDVMIRDWISVPWGVVSLTEHASAAEDSLAARQACYAQMREVTREAFAAFAGRAERFAGQPLRLLGTSGTVTTLASVFLDLPRYDRRAVDGLVVPSDAMREISRRLADASIADRSEIACIGRERADLVVAGCAILESIIDLWPAARVGVADRGIREGILRTLARQGRDVPVTRREFRK from the coding sequence ATGCGGCAAATGGCAGCGCCTTCGGGGCGATCGCCGCGGCCCGTGCCGGCGGCGAAAGGGCAAAACAAGGCAGGCGCCGAATCGCGGCCCGTGCCGATCCATCGGCCGCGCACCTATGCCGCCATCGATCTCGGTACTAACAACTGCCGGCTGCTGATCGCGCGCCCGCAGGGCGGCGAACTGGTGGTCATCGATGCCTTCTCGCGCATCGTCCGCCTTGGCGAGGGGCTGCACGGCACCGGCAAGATCAGCCAGGCGGCGATGGACCGCACCGTCGCCGCGCTGTCGGTCTGCGCCGACAAGCTGCGCCGCCGCCACGTCACCCTGTCGCGCGCCGTCGCCACCGAAGCGTGCCGCCGCGCGAGCAACGGCGAAGAACTCGCCGAACGGGTGAAGCGCGAGACCGGCATCGCACTCGACATCATCTCGGCCGCCGAAGAGGCGAAGCTCGCCGTGCTCGGCTGCCACAATCTGATGGAGGCGGGCGACGGCCCGGCGCTGATCTTCGACATCGGCGGCGGCTCGACCGAGCTGATGCACATCGACGCGTCGGACGACGACGTCATGATCCGCGACTGGATCAGCGTCCCGTGGGGCGTCGTGTCGCTGACCGAACATGCCTCCGCCGCCGAAGACAGCCTCGCCGCGCGGCAAGCCTGCTACGCGCAGATGCGCGAAGTGACGCGCGAGGCGTTCGCCGCCTTCGCCGGCCGCGCCGAACGCTTCGCCGGACAGCCCCTCCGCCTGCTCGGCACCAGCGGCACGGTAACGACGCTCGCCAGCGTCTTCCTCGACCTGCCGCGTTACGACCGGCGCGCGGTCGACGGGCTGGTCGTGCCCTCGGACGCGATGCGCGAGATCAGCCGCCGCCTCGCCGACGCGAGCATCGCCGACCGATCCGAAATCGCCTGCATCGGCCGCGAGCGCGCCGACCTGGTCGTCGCGGGCTGCGCAATCCTCGAAAGCATCATCGACCTGTGGCCTGCGGCGCGCGTCGGGGTCGCCGACCGCGGCATCCGCGAGGGCATCCTCCGCACGCTGGCGCGGCAGGGCCGCGACGTTCCCGTCACCCGCCGCGAGTTTCGCAAATGA
- the nth gene encoding endonuclease III encodes MKKADIFEFYRRLAELNPSPETELQFGNTYQLLVAVVLSAQATDVGVNKATRLLFEAVKTPQQMVDLGEEGLKQHIKTIGLFNAKAKNVIALSEILVRDFGGEVPADRDTLVELPGVGRKTANVVMNCAFGAETFAVDTHIFRVGNRTGLAPGKTVLAVEKKLEKETPAPFRVGAHHWLILHGRYICKARTPECWRCPVDDLCRYKPKTPAPKGKRTNAGLPSAA; translated from the coding sequence ATGAAAAAGGCCGACATCTTCGAATTCTACCGCCGGCTTGCCGAGCTCAATCCGAGCCCCGAGACCGAGCTGCAGTTCGGCAACACCTATCAATTGCTCGTCGCGGTGGTGCTGTCGGCGCAGGCGACCGACGTCGGGGTGAACAAGGCGACAAGGCTGCTGTTCGAGGCGGTGAAGACGCCGCAGCAAATGGTCGACCTTGGCGAAGAGGGCCTCAAACAGCACATCAAGACGATCGGGCTGTTCAACGCCAAGGCCAAGAACGTCATCGCATTGAGCGAAATCCTCGTCCGCGATTTCGGGGGCGAGGTGCCCGCCGACCGCGACACGCTCGTCGAGCTTCCCGGCGTCGGGCGCAAGACCGCCAATGTCGTGATGAACTGCGCCTTCGGGGCCGAGACCTTCGCGGTCGACACGCATATCTTCCGCGTCGGCAACCGCACCGGCCTGGCGCCGGGCAAGACGGTGCTCGCGGTCGAAAAGAAGCTCGAGAAGGAAACCCCCGCGCCGTTCCGCGTCGGCGCGCACCACTGGCTGATCCTGCACGGCCGTTATATCTGCAAGGCGCGCACCCCCGAATGCTGGCGCTGTCCCGTCGACGATCTCTGCCGCTACAAGCCGAAGACGCCGGCGCCGAAGGGCAAGCGAACGAACGCCGGCCTGCCCTCCGCCGCCTGA
- the dapB gene encoding 4-hydroxy-tetrahydrodipicolinate reductase: MTSIGIIGSEGRMGVALAAAIAEAGQQRLGIDKGGDVAALAADAGVLVDFSSPAALEATLDACVAAKTPIVIGTTGLEERHHWLIDEAAKDVAVLQTGNTSLGVTLLAHLVREAAARLGADWDIEVLEMHHRMKVDAPSGTALLLGQAAAEGRGISLDTCSERGRDGLTGARGHGKIGFASLRGGTVAGDHDVIFAGSEEMITLSHRAENRMIFARGAVRAALWLIHQPPGRYTMPEVLGL, from the coding sequence ATGACCAGCATCGGCATTATCGGCAGCGAAGGCCGGATGGGCGTCGCGCTCGCCGCCGCGATCGCCGAAGCGGGGCAGCAGCGGCTCGGGATCGACAAGGGCGGCGACGTCGCGGCGCTCGCTGCCGACGCCGGGGTGCTCGTCGATTTCTCGTCGCCCGCAGCGCTTGAAGCGACGCTCGATGCCTGCGTCGCCGCGAAGACGCCGATCGTCATCGGCACCACCGGACTCGAGGAGCGCCATCACTGGCTGATCGACGAGGCGGCAAAGGATGTCGCGGTGCTCCAGACGGGCAACACCTCGCTCGGCGTCACGCTGCTCGCGCATCTGGTGCGCGAGGCGGCGGCGCGGCTCGGTGCCGACTGGGATATCGAAGTGCTCGAAATGCATCACCGGATGAAGGTCGATGCGCCGAGCGGCACCGCATTGCTGCTCGGGCAGGCAGCGGCCGAGGGGCGCGGGATCAGCCTCGACACCTGCTCCGAACGCGGACGTGACGGCCTCACCGGCGCGCGCGGGCATGGCAAGATCGGCTTCGCGAGCCTGCGCGGCGGCACCGTCGCGGGCGACCATGACGTGATTTTCGCGGGCTCCGAGGAAATGATCACCTTGTCGCACCGCGCCGAAAACCGGATGATCTTCGCGCGCGGGGCGGTGCGCGCGGCGCTGTGGCTGATCCACCAGCCGCCGGGACGCTACACGATGCCCGAAGTGCTGGGACTCTGA
- the rpmB gene encoding 50S ribosomal protein L28 — protein sequence MSRICELTGKGRQVGHNVSHANNKTKRTFLPNLQNVTLLSDALGKGVKLRVSTHGLRTVEHNGGLDNWLLKAGDDQLSASARKLKKEVAKKLAEKAA from the coding sequence ATGTCGCGCATCTGCGAACTGACCGGCAAGGGCCGCCAGGTTGGCCACAATGTCAGCCACGCCAACAACAAGACCAAGCGCACCTTCCTGCCCAACCTGCAGAATGTGACTTTGCTCTCGGACGCGCTCGGCAAGGGCGTGAAGCTGCGCGTGTCGACCCACGGCCTGCGCACGGTCGAGCATAATGGCGGTCTCGACAACTGGCTGCTCAAGGCCGGCGACGACCAGCTTTCGGCTTCGGCGCGCAAGCTGAAAAAGGAAGTTGCGAAGAAGCTGGCCGAAAAGGCCGCCTGA
- the tadA gene encoding tRNA adenosine(34) deaminase TadA, producing the protein MSRFPLPEPMRRALDLARIAADWGEVPVGAVIVKDGAIIAEGHNRPRESHDPTAHAEIVAIRAAAAKLGNERLDGCDLYVTLEPCAMCAGAIAHARIARLYYGADDPKGGAVVHGPRIFAQPTVHHRPEIYEGLGAGEAATLLRDFFAARR; encoded by the coding sequence ATGTCCCGTTTCCCGCTGCCCGAACCCATGCGCCGCGCGCTCGATCTCGCCCGGATTGCCGCCGATTGGGGCGAAGTGCCCGTCGGTGCGGTGATCGTCAAGGACGGCGCGATCATCGCCGAAGGGCATAACCGCCCGCGCGAATCGCACGATCCGACCGCGCATGCCGAAATCGTCGCGATTCGCGCCGCGGCGGCGAAGCTCGGCAACGAACGGCTCGATGGTTGCGACCTGTATGTCACGCTCGAACCCTGCGCCATGTGCGCCGGGGCGATCGCCCACGCGCGCATCGCGCGGCTCTATTATGGCGCCGACGATCCGAAGGGCGGCGCTGTCGTCCACGGCCCGCGTATTTTCGCGCAGCCGACGGTGCATCATCGGCCGGAGATTTATGAGGGGCTCGGTGCGGGGGAGGCAGCAACGTTGCTGCGGGATTTTTTTGCAGCGCGGCGGTGA